A portion of the Moraxella ovis genome contains these proteins:
- the upp gene encoding uracil phosphoribosyltransferase, with the protein MTLNVHIIDHPLVRHKLSLMRAAECSTYKFRTLTKELGRLMAYEASRDFEIETFKMQGWCGEIDGEQIKGKTVTLVPILRAGIGMLDGVLDLLPTAKISVVGLQRDEETLEPVPFFEKFVSDIDKRPSLILDPMLATGGSMIATIDMLKKHGCTNIKALVLVAAPEGVRLVNEAHPDVKIYTAALDSHLNENGYIIPGLGDAGDKIFGTKQL; encoded by the coding sequence ATGACCCTAAATGTCCACATCATCGACCACCCACTGGTTCGTCACAAGCTATCACTCATGCGCGCCGCTGAGTGCAGCACCTACAAATTCCGCACTCTGACCAAAGAGCTTGGCAGACTCATGGCATACGAAGCGAGTCGCGATTTTGAAATTGAGACTTTCAAGATGCAAGGCTGGTGTGGCGAGATCGATGGCGAACAGATTAAGGGCAAAACCGTTACCTTAGTACCGATTCTGCGCGCTGGTATTGGTATGCTAGATGGCGTGCTTGACTTATTACCTACCGCAAAAATCTCTGTGGTCGGACTACAGCGCGACGAAGAGACGCTTGAGCCTGTGCCTTTTTTTGAAAAGTTTGTCAGCGACATCGACAAACGCCCCTCCCTTATCCTAGACCCAATGCTTGCCACTGGCGGCAGCATGATCGCCACGATCGACATGCTAAAAAAACATGGCTGCACGAACATCAAAGCACTGGTACTGGTCGCTGCACCCGAAGGTGTTCGCTTGGTCAATGAAGCACATCCGGATGTCAAAATCTACACCGCCGCCCTAGACAGCCACCTTAATGAGAACGGCTACATCATCCCAGGTCTAGGCGATGCTGGCGATAAGATTTTTGGCACAAAACAGCTGTAA
- a CDS encoding Bor family protein: MKKLVFLGVFAALSTGCATQTYLLSNQSQATPSVDKAQTFFVSGLAQQQEINAAEVCNGANNVAKVETQHSFLNGVLGTISSGIYTPRQVRVYCK; the protein is encoded by the coding sequence ATGAAGAAACTAGTATTCTTAGGTGTATTTGCCGCATTAAGCACAGGTTGCGCTACTCAAACATACCTACTATCCAATCAATCCCAGGCTACACCAAGTGTTGACAAGGCTCAGACTTTCTTTGTTAGCGGGTTGGCTCAGCAGCAAGAAATTAACGCAGCTGAAGTTTGTAATGGCGCGAACAATGTTGCTAAGGTGGAAACTCAGCACAGTTTCCTAAATGGTGTTCTAGGCACGATTAGCTCGGGCATCTATACTCCGCGCCAAGTACGCGTTTATTGCAAATAA
- a CDS encoding Bor family protein: protein MKHIIACLGLVALTGCATQTAFIQSGAKVEPTFSKSQSFYISGIGQEKTVNAAEVCGGADKVAKVQSLQKPKDIGLTVLTLGIYTPHTAEVFCK, encoded by the coding sequence ATGAAACACATTATCGCTTGCCTTGGCTTGGTTGCTCTAACTGGCTGTGCTACCCAAACTGCATTTATCCAAAGTGGCGCAAAAGTAGAACCTACTTTCAGTAAGTCACAAAGTTTCTATATCTCAGGCATTGGTCAAGAAAAGACCGTTAATGCTGCAGAGGTTTGTGGTGGCGCCGATAAGGTTGCTAAAGTTCAAAGCTTACAAAAGCCAAAAGACATTGGTTTAACAGTGCTAACTTTGGGTATCTACACGCCGCACACTGCTGAAGTTTTCTGCAAATAA
- the typA gene encoding translational GTPase TypA gives MANDIKHLRNIAIIAHVDHGKTTLVDKLLQQSGALGERSGEIERVMDSNALESERGITILAKNTAIKWLDKRTNTEYRINIVDTPGHADFGGEVERVMSMVDCVLLLVDSQEGPMPQTRFVTQKAFARGLKPIVIINKIDKPAARADWVIDQVFDLFDSLEATDEQLDFPIVYASGINGIAGLEPDDLASDMTPLFETIVDIVEPPKVDVDGPFQMQISSLDYNSFVGVIGVGRIQRGSIKTNTPVTVIDKDGNKRNGRILKIMGYHGLERVDVDSAQAGDIVCVTGLDNLNISDTICDPANVEALPALSVDEPTVSMTFQVNDSPFAGKEGKFVTSRNIRERLDRELIHNVALRVEDTDSPEKFKVSGRGELHLSVLIENMRREGFELGVSRPQVIMKEIDGVMSEPYENVTFDVEEQHQGAVMQEMGERKGELTNMEVDGKGRIRIEATVPSRGLIGFRSAFLTMTSGTGIMTSSFSHYGPAKEGSVAKRQNGVLISMVTGTCLGYALFSLQERGRLFAKPQLEVYEGMIVGINSRSDDMVVNPTKAKQLTNIRASGSDDAIILTPALEYTLEQALEFIEDDELVEVTPKSIRIRKRYLTENERKRFGRKKD, from the coding sequence ATGGCAAACGACATTAAGCATTTGCGCAATATCGCAATTATTGCTCACGTTGACCACGGTAAAACCACCCTAGTTGATAAACTATTACAACAATCTGGCGCGCTTGGCGAGCGTTCAGGTGAGATTGAGCGTGTGATGGACTCTAACGCACTCGAAAGCGAGCGCGGCATCACCATTTTGGCAAAAAATACTGCCATTAAATGGCTGGACAAACGCACCAATACAGAATATCGCATTAACATCGTCGATACCCCGGGACACGCCGACTTCGGTGGCGAGGTTGAGCGTGTTATGTCGATGGTAGACTGCGTTCTACTGCTGGTGGATTCTCAAGAAGGCCCAATGCCACAAACGCGCTTCGTAACTCAAAAAGCATTCGCGCGTGGTCTTAAGCCCATTGTTATCATCAACAAAATCGACAAACCTGCAGCACGTGCTGACTGGGTAATTGATCAAGTTTTTGATCTATTTGACAGCTTAGAAGCGACTGATGAACAGCTTGATTTCCCGATTGTATATGCGTCAGGTATTAATGGCATCGCCGGCCTTGAACCTGATGATCTTGCATCTGACATGACACCACTATTTGAGACCATTGTAGACATCGTTGAGCCGCCAAAGGTTGACGTTGATGGTCCATTCCAAATGCAAATCTCAAGCCTGGATTATAACAGCTTTGTTGGCGTGATCGGTGTTGGTCGTATTCAGCGTGGTTCAATCAAGACGAACACACCTGTGACCGTAATTGACAAAGACGGCAATAAGCGTAATGGCCGTATCCTAAAAATCATGGGCTATCACGGCCTTGAGCGTGTAGATGTGGATTCTGCACAAGCAGGTGACATCGTGTGTGTGACCGGTCTTGATAATCTAAACATCTCAGATACCATCTGCGATCCTGCCAATGTTGAAGCTCTGCCTGCTTTGTCAGTAGATGAACCAACAGTTTCGATGACTTTCCAAGTTAATGATTCACCGTTTGCAGGCAAAGAAGGTAAATTCGTCACATCGCGTAACATTCGTGAACGTCTGGATCGTGAATTGATCCATAACGTGGCGCTTCGTGTTGAAGATACTGACAGTCCTGAGAAATTTAAAGTGTCAGGTCGTGGTGAGCTACACCTGTCAGTATTGATTGAGAACATGCGCCGTGAAGGCTTTGAACTTGGTGTGTCTCGTCCTCAAGTCATCATGAAAGAGATTGATGGTGTGATGAGCGAACCTTATGAGAATGTGACTTTTGACGTAGAAGAGCAGCACCAAGGCGCAGTCATGCAAGAGATGGGCGAGCGCAAGGGTGAGCTGACCAATATGGAAGTTGATGGCAAAGGCCGTATCCGTATTGAGGCGACCGTACCATCACGCGGCCTAATTGGCTTCCGTTCGGCATTCTTGACCATGACGTCAGGTACTGGCATCATGACATCAAGCTTCTCGCATTATGGACCTGCCAAAGAAGGTTCGGTGGCAAAACGTCAAAATGGTGTTCTGATCTCTATGGTGACAGGCACTTGCTTGGGTTATGCGCTATTTAGCTTGCAAGAACGTGGCCGTCTATTCGCTAAGCCACAGCTTGAAGTTTATGAAGGCATGATCGTAGGTATCAACTCGCGTTCTGATGACATGGTAGTTAACCCAACCAAAGCCAAGCAGCTAACGAACATTCGTGCTTCTGGCTCTGACGATGCCATCATCCTAACTCCCGCGCTAGAATACACGCTAGAGCAAGCGCTTGAATTTATCGAAGATGATGAACTGGTTGAGGTAACACCAAAATCAATCCGTATCCGTAAGCGTTATTTGACAGAGAATGAGCGTAAGCGTTTCGGTCGTAAAAAAGATTGA
- the glmU gene encoding bifunctional UDP-N-acetylglucosamine diphosphorylase/glucosamine-1-phosphate N-acetyltransferase GlmU gives MLNIIILAGGKGTRMKSVKPKVLQTLAGKPLLRHVLDTCRALNADNTILIYGYNGQMVKDEIVDSDLIWAEQAEQLGTGHAVQMALTHLPKDGKSLILYGDVPLTRLDTLQNLIEQNTHGISMLTMSVDNPFGLGRIVRQDDKVIAIVEQKDTTDAQRQIKEINSGIYCVDNALLHKYLPKLDNNNAQGEYYLTDIIKMAVADNIEIKTISPTFEFEIDGVNDRIQLANLERTYQAHLIHELQLNGVQFADSSRVDIRGTLKCGSDVFIDINTVFMGDVVLGDNVQIDAGNVISNCTIGNNTHIKPNCVLDDSTIGADVAIGPFAHIRPKADIKDKVKIGNFVEIKKSTLNQGAKVSHLSYIGDADVGRDVNVGAGVITCNYDGVNKFKTYIGDNAFVGSNSSLVAPVKIGANATIGAGSVITKDTPDDKLTLARSKQSTIDSWARPTKKA, from the coding sequence ATGTTAAATATCATCATTCTAGCAGGTGGCAAAGGCACTCGCATGAAGTCGGTTAAGCCAAAGGTATTGCAAACCTTAGCGGGCAAACCACTACTTCGCCATGTATTAGATACTTGCCGTGCATTAAATGCTGATAATACCATTTTGATTTATGGTTATAATGGTCAAATGGTCAAAGATGAGATTGTCGACAGCGATTTGATATGGGCGGAGCAAGCCGAACAGCTCGGTACAGGTCATGCGGTGCAAATGGCATTGACCCATTTGCCAAAAGACGGCAAAAGCCTGATTTTGTATGGCGATGTGCCATTGACAAGATTGGATACCTTGCAAAATCTTATTGAACAAAACACGCATGGCATTAGCATGCTGACGATGAGTGTGGACAATCCTTTTGGGCTTGGGCGAATTGTCCGCCAAGATGATAAAGTCATCGCCATTGTGGAACAAAAAGACACCACCGATGCCCAAAGACAAATTAAAGAAATTAATAGCGGTATTTATTGCGTGGATAATGCTCTATTGCATAAATATTTGCCAAAGCTCGATAATAACAACGCCCAAGGCGAATATTATCTGACCGATATTATCAAAATGGCGGTGGCGGATAATATTGAGATAAAAACGATTAGCCCAACGTTTGAATTTGAAATAGATGGCGTGAATGACCGTATTCAACTTGCTAATTTAGAACGCACTTATCAAGCTCATCTGATTCATGAATTACAATTAAATGGCGTGCAATTTGCCGACTCGTCTCGTGTGGATATTCGTGGCACATTAAAATGCGGTAGTGATGTGTTTATTGATATTAACACCGTATTTATGGGCGATGTGGTATTGGGCGATAATGTGCAAATTGATGCGGGCAATGTCATCTCTAATTGCACAATTGGCAATAATACCCACATCAAGCCAAATTGCGTGCTTGATGATAGCACCATTGGGGCGGATGTTGCCATCGGTCCTTTTGCCCATATTCGCCCAAAAGCGGATATTAAAGATAAAGTCAAAATTGGCAATTTTGTAGAAATCAAAAAATCTACATTAAACCAAGGGGCAAAAGTTAGCCATTTAAGCTATATTGGCGATGCTGATGTGGGGCGTGATGTCAATGTGGGGGCAGGGGTAATTACCTGTAATTATGACGGTGTGAATAAATTTAAAACCTACATTGGCGATAATGCTTTTGTGGGGAGTAACAGCTCGCTTGTCGCCCCTGTCAAGATTGGGGCAAACGCCACGATTGGGGCAGGGTCTGTGATTACCAAAGATACGCCTGATGATAAGCTAACTTTGGCTCGCAGCAAGCAAAGCACCATCGACAGCTGGGCACGTCCGACCAAGAAGGCATAG
- a CDS encoding RelA/SpoT family protein, translated as MVQIREGLPLLGGANSDTDSATLAASMVAKELHPDFKAQLNNPKLTTTLDYSNQSQSPASISESDIDVETWLESVAARIGKDDLPLLRRACEFVKVHSNKPHVSRSGAYATGIGMADILAYLFQDENALVAAMLYRTARREVVSLDTIKNNFGEDIAHLVEDTLAMGRLSESIEENKRLEDYFESEQRDQLSTIYSMLISTTNDVRAVLIKLAERTFAMRELSFAPPDRQKRVAREVMTIYAPLAHRLSIAQLKWELEDLAFRYLAPDEYKKIASLLSEKRSEREAYIDIVKEDLSQALAKAGIDAEVSGRVKHIYSIWRKMKKKNLSFDQLYDIRALRVLVNSNAECYYTLGIVHGLWRHIPEQFDDYITNPKPNGYKSLHTAVIANHRTLEVQIRTFDMHFEAELGKAAHVNYKEGLKAKKDDYLTQKISSLRQLLANDKPENGAEAEDDLDLDNAERIYVFSRDGDITELPKGATVLDFAYYVHTEVGNQAQGARVNGRYVPLTYQPKTGDQVEIITKSNREPNRDWLVSSLGYIHTNRAKSKLRQWFNKQDRDKNIEMGRGMFLRELDRLSISPNQVNLNDHLEEFNTKNEDELFLSLVMGDVGVLQLVGKISNKLNLGTPPVDEDSIEIKTPSRPNKYQIDLDGFDNVEIHLAGCCTPVHGEPIAGFVTLSHGVSIHNAKCPEYLRLIEREPKRHVSADWQESFGRYQPVTIHVEANNRRGLLRDLVNIIDKEKVNIHRAETVSTDESVSHMKFYVEVAGLAHLSRLLAKIEQQPDVLHARRSTN; from the coding sequence GTGGTACAAATTCGTGAAGGCTTGCCGCTTTTGGGCGGGGCGAACAGCGACACCGACAGCGCAACTTTGGCAGCCAGCATGGTCGCCAAGGAGCTTCACCCCGATTTTAAGGCTCAGCTTAATAACCCCAAGCTTACCACCACGCTTGATTATTCCAATCAAAGCCAATCCCCTGCCAGCATCAGCGAGTCAGACATCGATGTCGAGACATGGCTTGAGAGTGTTGCGGCTCGCATTGGCAAGGATGATCTACCCCTACTGCGCCGCGCGTGTGAATTCGTCAAAGTCCATTCCAACAAACCCCACGTCAGCCGCTCAGGTGCTTATGCCACAGGGATTGGCATGGCGGATATTTTGGCTTATTTATTCCAGGATGAGAATGCCTTGGTCGCCGCCATGCTGTATCGTACGGCGCGCCGCGAAGTGGTTAGCCTTGATACCATCAAGAATAATTTTGGTGAAGACATCGCACATCTGGTTGAAGATACGCTTGCCATGGGGCGACTCTCAGAGAGCATCGAAGAGAATAAGCGCCTAGAAGACTACTTTGAAAGCGAACAACGCGATCAGCTCTCCACCATTTACAGCATGCTCATCAGCACGACCAACGATGTGCGAGCGGTACTTATCAAGCTTGCCGAGCGCACCTTTGCCATGCGCGAGCTGTCATTCGCCCCGCCCGACCGCCAAAAACGCGTCGCTCGCGAAGTAATGACCATCTACGCACCGCTGGCGCACCGCCTGTCTATCGCCCAATTAAAATGGGAATTAGAAGACCTTGCGTTTCGCTACCTTGCCCCCGATGAATACAAAAAAATCGCAAGTCTGCTCTCAGAGAAGCGCAGCGAACGTGAAGCCTATATTGACATCGTCAAAGAAGACCTAAGCCAAGCACTGGCAAAAGCAGGCATCGACGCAGAAGTATCTGGCCGCGTAAAGCACATCTACTCCATCTGGCGTAAGATGAAAAAGAAAAATCTGTCTTTTGATCAGTTGTATGACATCCGTGCGCTGCGCGTTCTAGTGAACAGCAATGCGGAATGTTACTACACGCTTGGCATCGTGCATGGACTTTGGCGGCACATCCCAGAGCAGTTCGATGATTACATCACCAACCCTAAGCCCAATGGCTATAAATCACTGCACACCGCCGTCATCGCCAATCATCGCACGCTAGAAGTGCAGATTCGCACCTTTGACATGCACTTTGAGGCCGAGCTTGGCAAGGCAGCGCACGTCAATTACAAAGAAGGTCTAAAAGCCAAAAAAGACGACTACCTTACCCAAAAAATCAGTTCACTACGTCAATTGCTCGCCAATGATAAGCCCGAGAATGGCGCAGAAGCCGAAGACGATCTTGATCTAGACAATGCAGAACGCATTTATGTGTTCAGCCGTGATGGCGATATTACTGAGCTACCAAAGGGCGCAACGGTGCTGGACTTTGCTTATTATGTGCACACCGAAGTCGGCAACCAAGCTCAAGGCGCGCGCGTCAATGGTCGCTATGTGCCGCTTACTTACCAACCCAAGACAGGCGATCAAGTTGAAATCATCACTAAGTCGAATCGCGAACCTAATCGCGATTGGCTCGTGTCATCGCTGGGCTATATTCACACTAACCGTGCCAAATCAAAATTACGCCAATGGTTTAACAAACAAGACCGTGACAAAAACATCGAGATGGGTCGAGGCATGTTCTTGCGCGAGCTGGACAGACTCTCCATCAGCCCAAACCAAGTCAATCTCAATGACCATCTAGAAGAGTTTAACACCAAGAACGAAGATGAACTATTTTTGTCTTTGGTCATGGGTGATGTCGGCGTGCTGCAACTGGTCGGCAAAATCAGCAATAAGCTAAACCTAGGTACGCCGCCGGTTGATGAAGACAGCATCGAGATTAAGACACCTTCTCGCCCTAATAAATATCAAATTGATCTGGATGGTTTTGATAATGTCGAGATCCATCTGGCGGGCTGCTGTACGCCTGTGCATGGTGAGCCAATTGCTGGCTTCGTCACGCTATCGCATGGCGTTAGCATTCATAACGCCAAATGCCCCGAATATCTGCGACTGATCGAGCGCGAGCCCAAGCGTCACGTGAGTGCTGACTGGCAGGAAAGTTTTGGTCGTTATCAACCTGTCACAATTCATGTCGAGGCCAATAACCGCCGCGGTCTTCTAAGAGATCTCGTCAATATCATCGACAAGGAAAAAGTGAACATCCATCGCGCCGAGACCGTCAGCACTGACGAATCAGTCAGTCACATGAAGTTTTATGTTGAGGTGGCGGGACTGGCTCACTTATCACGCCTCCTTGCCAAAATCGAACAGCAGCCAGACGTTCTACACGCCAGACGCAGCACCAACTAA
- the mutM gene encoding bifunctional DNA-formamidopyrimidine glycosylase/DNA-(apurinic or apyrimidinic site) lyase, with protein sequence MPELPEVETTKKSLEPLLDHAVTNVHVYQPKLRYMMPNDLDSLVGFCLEKLERRAKYLLLHFYHKTDNSRKVLMVHLGMSGSLQQHPINDELEPRKHDHLIICFGDIALHYHDPRRFGIILWADNDDHIDDKDNARDRFLNHLGVEPLDEAFNATYLYGHIQRFGKKSKPITKPIKTLIMDQTVVVGVGNIYAAESLFLSGIHPAKPANQLDEIQIEQLVNHIKNILAKAIEKGGSTLRDFTVGNGKTGYFQQTLLAYGNHGKPCIVCGTILENQKIGGRASVYCPNCQPI encoded by the coding sequence ATGCCTGAATTACCCGAAGTTGAAACTACCAAAAAAAGCCTAGAACCCCTACTGGATCATGCCGTGACTAATGTTCACGTCTATCAGCCAAAACTCCGCTACATGATGCCGAATGACTTGGATAGCTTGGTGGGATTTTGCTTAGAGAAATTAGAACGCCGCGCCAAATATCTGCTGTTGCATTTTTATCACAAAACAGACAACAGCCGAAAGGTGCTCATGGTACATCTTGGCATGTCGGGCAGCCTCCAGCAGCATCCTATCAATGATGAGCTTGAGCCTAGAAAGCACGACCATCTCATCATATGCTTTGGTGATATTGCGCTACACTATCACGACCCCAGACGCTTTGGCATCATTCTGTGGGCAGATAATGACGATCATATCGATGATAAAGACAATGCGCGCGATCGATTTTTGAATCATTTGGGCGTTGAACCGCTTGACGAGGCTTTTAATGCTACCTATTTGTATGGGCACATTCAACGCTTTGGCAAGAAGTCCAAACCCATCACCAAGCCCATCAAGACCCTCATCATGGATCAGACGGTGGTCGTTGGCGTGGGCAATATCTATGCTGCCGAGAGCTTATTTTTATCAGGCATTCACCCAGCAAAACCTGCCAATCAACTGGACGAAATCCAAATCGAACAGCTTGTAAATCACATCAAAAACATCCTAGCCAAAGCCATCGAAAAAGGCGGTTCAACCTTACGCGACTTCACAGTGGGCAATGGTAAAACAGGCTATTTTCAGCAGACTCTGCTGGCGTATGGCAATCATGGTAAGCCTTGCATTGTATGCGGCACCATTCTTGAAAATCAAAAAATCGGCGGACGGGCCAGCGTCTACTGCCCCAATTGCCAGCCCATTTAA
- a CDS encoding YbaN family protein has product MQDSFDNPPSDTKKHTVHANRLVRWVFFLLGFAFVGLAILGAMLPGMPTTVFILLAGYCWAKSSERFYGWLIHHKIFGKMLRDWEERRAMPRFAKYLAWSMMTASCVFMYFKLPPDKMWVTILTAAICAVTVIWMARLPDA; this is encoded by the coding sequence ATGCAAGATTCGTTCGATAACCCGCCATCTGACACCAAAAAACACACTGTACACGCCAATAGGCTGGTTCGTTGGGTGTTCTTTTTGCTTGGATTTGCTTTTGTGGGATTGGCGATTTTGGGCGCGATGTTGCCTGGCATGCCAACGACAGTATTTATCTTGCTCGCGGGGTATTGCTGGGCGAAGAGTTCGGAGAGGTTCTACGGCTGGCTCATACACCATAAGATCTTCGGGAAGATGCTAAGAGACTGGGAAGAGCGTCGTGCGATGCCACGCTTTGCCAAGTATCTGGCATGGAGCATGATGACGGCGTCATGTGTGTTTATGTATTTTAAATTGCCACCTGATAAGATGTGGGTCACTATCCTAACAGCGGCAATCTGCGCCGTAACGGTGATATGGATGGCAAGATTGCCCGATGCATGA
- a CDS encoding biliverdin-producing heme oxygenase — MNPIYQDAQSAGQFDDLADLARLDRIKSDMKDLEVEPYGKDVETPVITGSEAIGWLYCVEGSNVGAAILYKEAGKIDLKDDFGASHLAAHADGRMPHWRDTKAKIDELPLTDEDRAAAMKGADNALAYFKRVIRKIYNVTE, encoded by the coding sequence GTGAACCCCATCTATCAAGACGCTCAATCGGCAGGTCAGTTTGATGATCTGGCAGATCTTGCTCGCCTTGATCGCATAAAATCCGACATGAAAGACTTGGAAGTTGAACCCTATGGCAAGGATGTAGAAACCCCTGTCATCACAGGCAGCGAAGCCATCGGATGGCTATATTGCGTCGAAGGCTCTAATGTCGGCGCTGCAATTTTGTATAAAGAAGCAGGTAAAATTGATCTAAAAGACGACTTTGGTGCATCTCATCTGGCGGCACACGCCGATGGTCGTATGCCGCACTGGCGCGACACCAAAGCCAAGATCGATGAGCTGCCACTCACAGATGAAGATCGTGCAGCCGCAATGAAAGGTGCTGATAATGCCTTGGCTTACTTTAAGCGTGTTATCCGCAAGATCTACAACGTGACAGAATAA
- a CDS encoding DEAD/DEAH box helicase → MTHHIDAAIQGDAQPSHCAATENDTANSDAITFEDLKLNKPILKSLTKSGYANPTPIQAGAIPHALDGRDLLLSAQTGSGKTAAFVLPILDKLSREERLDKRIYALILTPTRELAQQVHDSVRGYGANVRGLYSIPLVGGAPYSGQIRALRKGVQIVIATPGRLIDHMNEGRVDLSKLDVLVLDEADRMLDMGFADDIKNILENAPQTRQTVMSSATWDGAVGKIAESFTVNPERVSIKVESAHIEESVYFCDDFHHKNKILLELLNDQDINQAVIFTATKRSTEQLTETLTDAGLKARYLHGDLPQGKRNRIISDVKSGKCDFLIATDVAARGIDISAISHVVNYDLPRQVEDYVHRIGRCGRAGRTGVAMNLCSFDDRGQLRNINRYLKRNMSEAVVEGLEPKRAPFEQEERRKKGGRDGRGRQDRREGRSRFERRDDRGFGARAERSERRFDDKPRYNERRDDRFDRRDRRADAGFERRGERNYNDHRERRFDDKLRFEREPYRAERRFDEERGYYRNDRPERQSGERRYGDRQDRGYGKYRPREQRSFDRRDDRRDDRADRPRFDRESRGGYGAPRHDRRDDRQGDRSRREFGGGRSERQFDKPKFDRTDKSRGYKKPKPVEEVFFAKRQAKKEKRRFGEID, encoded by the coding sequence ATGACTCATCATATCGATGCCGCCATCCAAGGCGATGCGCAGCCAAGTCACTGCGCTGCCACAGAAAATGACACCGCCAATAGCGATGCCATCACTTTTGAAGATTTAAAGCTAAACAAACCCATCCTAAAATCCCTAACCAAAAGCGGCTATGCCAATCCAACGCCCATCCAAGCAGGCGCAATTCCGCATGCGTTAGACGGTCGCGATCTATTGTTATCCGCTCAAACAGGTTCGGGTAAGACAGCAGCGTTCGTGTTGCCGATCTTGGACAAATTAAGCCGTGAAGAACGCTTAGATAAGCGCATTTATGCGCTTATCCTAACACCAACGCGCGAACTTGCTCAGCAGGTGCATGACAGCGTGCGCGGCTATGGTGCGAATGTGCGTGGTCTTTATAGCATTCCTCTGGTGGGTGGCGCGCCTTATAGTGGGCAGATTCGCGCACTAAGAAAGGGCGTGCAGATCGTCATCGCAACCCCTGGCCGTCTGATCGACCACATGAATGAAGGTCGTGTCGATCTATCGAAACTGGACGTATTGGTTCTAGATGAAGCGGATCGCATGCTTGACATGGGTTTTGCTGATGACATCAAAAACATCCTAGAAAATGCACCACAAACTCGTCAGACGGTCATGTCTTCTGCGACGTGGGACGGTGCGGTCGGTAAAATCGCTGAGAGCTTTACCGTTAATCCTGAGCGTGTGTCTATCAAGGTTGAAAGTGCACACATCGAAGAATCTGTGTATTTTTGTGATGATTTCCACCACAAAAACAAAATCCTACTTGAACTACTTAACGACCAAGATATCAATCAAGCAGTGATCTTTACCGCCACCAAGCGCAGCACCGAGCAGCTGACCGAGACGCTGACCGATGCAGGTCTAAAGGCGCGTTATCTGCATGGCGATCTGCCACAAGGTAAGCGCAATCGCATCATCAGTGATGTCAAAAGCGGTAAATGCGACTTTTTGATCGCAACTGACGTAGCAGCGCGTGGTATTGATATTTCTGCGATTAGCCATGTTGTAAACTACGACTTACCGCGCCAAGTTGAAGATTATGTGCATCGCATCGGACGCTGTGGTCGCGCTGGCCGTACGGGTGTGGCGATGAATCTGTGTAGCTTTGATGATCGTGGGCAGCTACGTAACATCAACCGCTACCTAAAGCGCAACATGAGCGAGGCGGTGGTCGAAGGTCTAGAGCCAAAACGCGCGCCATTCGAGCAAGAAGAACGCCGCAAAAAAGGCGGTAGAGACGGTCGCGGTCGTCAAGATCGCCGCGAAGGGCGTAGCCGCTTTGAGCGTCGTGATGACCGTGGATTTGGCGCTCGTGCTGAGCGCTCAGAGCGTCGTTTCGACGATAAGCCGCGCTATAATGAACGTCGTGATGATCGCTTTGATCGTCGTGATCGTCGTGCTGATGCTGGTTTTGAGCGTCGTGGCGAGCGCAATTATAATGATCATCGTGAGCGCCGCTTTGATGATAAACTGCGTTTTGAGCGTGAACCTTATCGCGCTGAACGCCGCTTCGATGAAGAGCGTGGTTACTATCGTAATGACCGCCCAGAGCGCCAAAGTGGCGAACGTCGTTATGGCGATCGCCAAGATCGTGGCTATGGCAAATATCGTCCGCGTGAGCAGCGCAGCTTCGATCGTCGCGATGACCGCCGTGATGATAGAGCTGACAGACCGCGCTTCGACCGTGAATCACGTGGCGGCTATGGTGCACCGCGTCACGATCGCCGTGATGATCGTCAAGGTGATCGCAGTCGCCGTGAATTTGGTGGTGGCCGTAGCGAGCGCCAGTTCGATAAGCCAAAATTCGACAGAACTGACAAGTCACGCGGCTACAAGAAACCTAAGCCAGTTGAAGAAGTATTCTTCGCCAAGCGTCAAGCCAAAAAAGAAAAACGTCGTTTTGGTGAGATTGACTGA